The Natrinema amylolyticum genome includes the window ACAGATGCCTAAAAACCCGAGTCCGAGCCCGACCATTCGGGAGAAGTCGTCGACGTAGAACGGGACGACCTCGAAGCCGAGGAAGGTCCCGCCCAGATGCTCACCGCCGGGCGCGACCAGCGAAATCGCCAGCACTGCCGCGAGGCTGAGCGCACCGACGGCGAAGCCGGCGATTCGGGGCAGGACGAGCACGAGCAGTGCCGCCGCGAAGACGATGAGCGGCGGGTAGGCCATCGACAGGAGTTCGACTGCCATCAGTTATTCACCTCCGAGATGAGCTGTTCGAACGGAACGTCGGTCAGATCTTCGAAGGGCATCCCGAAGACGCCCTCGACGATCCGCATGGCTAACTCGAGGAAGACCGCGTAGTCGGGGCCGACCCCGAGGACGACCGCGCCGGTCGCGATCACGGCGATCGGCGCGAGCATGAGCCATGTGCTCTCGGCGAACGGCGAGCGGCGTTGCCAGCCGCTGGCCGGCGGCCCGCCGGTCAGGTGGTCGTCGTGGTCGCCGTGGTGGTCGACGCTGCTGACGTGATCCTCGGACGCCGCAGTGTCGACGGAGTCGGGAATCGTGTGATCGCTGGGGTTCTGGTCGACGGCGTACTCGAACGATTCGTCGGACGCGGGCTCCGCGTCCGAAGCGTCTGCCCTTTCGGTGGGGTCGGTCGGTTCCCCGCCGTCCGCGGCCACGTGCTCGTCGTCGGACTCGTCGGAGGCGTAAGACCGGATAACGCCGCCCCGCGGGAACTCGAGGACGGGTTTGGCGTCGTGGCGGTCCTCGCTCTCGAAGAAGGCGGTGTAGACGACCGGCCAGAGGTAGCCGATGTTGAGCACGGCCGAGAGCAACAGCGCGGCGGCGAACAGCCAGTAGCCGCCGCCGACGTCACCGGCACCGATCAGCATGTAGAACTTGCTGACGAAGCCGGCGATCGGCGGGAGGCCGGCCATGCCGGCCGCGCCGACGGTGAAGGCGGTCATCGTCAGCGGCATCCGCTTGCCGATACCGGCCATCTCGCTGATGTAGTCGGTGTGGGTCTCGACGTGGATCGCACCCGCACAGAAGAACAGCGTGAGCTTCGCGAACGCGTGGGCGGGGATGTGGAACAGCGCTCCGACCATCGCGTAGGGGTGCAACATCGATAGTCCCAGCACGATGTAAGAAAGCTGGGCCGTCGTCGAGTACGCGAGCCGTCGCTTGAGGTGGTCTTTCCGCATCGCGATGATGCTCGCCGCGATCAGCGTGAACGCGGCGACGATGGCGACGGGGATGTTCAATCCGACGTCACCGATGCCGGGTACGGAAAGCGGTAGGTCGTGGATCAGTCCGGGGCCGTAGACCTCGAGAATGACGCGAGCGATGCCGAACGCGCCGGACTTGACGACGGCCACGGCGTGAAGCAGGCCGGAGACGGGCGTCGGCGCGACCATCGCGTCGGCGAGCCAGGAGTGAAGCGGCATCAGCGCGGCCTTGACGCCGAAACCGGCGATGAGCAGGAAGAAGGCGGCCTGTGCGTAGACCGGCTCGACCTGTGCGGCCGCGGCCAGCGCTTCCATGCCGCCCGCCTCGAAGGCGAGCGTCGGTCCGCCCTCGACCAGTCCCGTTAGCCAGTAGACGATGGCCGTCCCGGCGAGCAGGAAGACACCGCCGCCGAAGAACGTGTAGGTGAGATACTTCCGACCGGCGATCCGCGCCTCGGTGTCCTCGTTGTGGGCGACCAACGGATACGTCACCAGCGAGAGGAGTTCGTAGAAGACGAAGATCGTCACCAGGTTCGCCGCGAACGCGATCCCGACGGCAGTCGAGAGGCTGGCCGCGAAGGAGGCGAAAAAGCGGGTCTGGGCGTGCTCGTCGAGCCCGCGCATGTAGCCGGTGGCGTAAAAGGACGTGAAGATCCAGAGGAAACTCGCCAGCAAGGCGAAGAAGATCCCCAGCGGATCCGCTCGCAGCGCGAAGTCGACGCCCTCGAGGAACCGGATGCCCGTGCTCTCGTAGAGGCTCCACCGGAAGACGGTGCCGTTCATGACCGCGGGGAGCATGCTGACGACGATGCCGAACTTCGCGAGGGCGGCCAGCACGGACCAGCCCTCGCGGAGGTTCGGTCGGCGATGCGACGCGACGATCAGGACGATGGCGACCGCCGACACCAACACGGCGGCGAGCGGGCGGAGATCTGCGACCATTAGTTAATCACCTCAGTGAGGAACGGATCGAGCAGTTCGGCGATCGTTCCCCCCGCGAAGCCGAGGGCAACGGCGCCGAGCGCGGCGACGACGACGATCGCGACCATGCCGGTCGAGACGGGGTCCCGGGAACTCTCGCCGCGGATGGCGGCGATAGCGGCTCCGGGCTCGCGGGACGCGGAGTCGGCGTCTCCGGACCCGTCGCGTCCGTCGTCACCGCCGTCCGTCGCGACCGGATCCGGCGCGTGTGG containing:
- a CDS encoding proton-conducting transporter membrane subunit; amino-acid sequence: MVADLRPLAAVLVSAVAIVLIVASHRRPNLREGWSVLAALAKFGIVVSMLPAVMNGTVFRWSLYESTGIRFLEGVDFALRADPLGIFFALLASFLWIFTSFYATGYMRGLDEHAQTRFFASFAASLSTAVGIAFAANLVTIFVFYELLSLVTYPLVAHNEDTEARIAGRKYLTYTFFGGGVFLLAGTAIVYWLTGLVEGGPTLAFEAGGMEALAAAAQVEPVYAQAAFFLLIAGFGVKAALMPLHSWLADAMVAPTPVSGLLHAVAVVKSGAFGIARVILEVYGPGLIHDLPLSVPGIGDVGLNIPVAIVAAFTLIAASIIAMRKDHLKRRLAYSTTAQLSYIVLGLSMLHPYAMVGALFHIPAHAFAKLTLFFCAGAIHVETHTDYISEMAGIGKRMPLTMTAFTVGAAGMAGLPPIAGFVSKFYMLIGAGDVGGGYWLFAAALLLSAVLNIGYLWPVVYTAFFESEDRHDAKPVLEFPRGGVIRSYASDESDDEHVAADGGEPTDPTERADASDAEPASDESFEYAVDQNPSDHTIPDSVDTAASEDHVSSVDHHGDHDDHLTGGPPASGWQRRSPFAESTWLMLAPIAVIATGAVVLGVGPDYAVFLELAMRIVEGVFGMPFEDLTDVPFEQLISEVNN